Proteins co-encoded in one Thermoplasmata archaeon genomic window:
- a CDS encoding peptidylprolyl isomerase, with product MANPTATFRTTLGDIRIELYSDRAPKTVANFVGLVKKGFYNGVTFHRVIPGFMIQGGDPSGDGTGGPGYTVPDEFHPTLRHDGPGVLSMANAGPNTGGSQFFITLAPTAWLDGKHAVFGRVRGGQEVVEKIAAVPRDARDRPRNPVRIVEATVTGA from the coding sequence ATGGCGAACCCGACCGCGACGTTCCGAACGACGCTCGGCGACATCCGGATCGAACTGTACTCGGACCGCGCGCCGAAGACGGTGGCGAACTTCGTCGGCCTGGTCAAGAAGGGTTTCTACAACGGGGTGACGTTCCACCGGGTGATACCGGGCTTCATGATCCAGGGCGGCGACCCGTCCGGAGACGGCACCGGGGGCCCCGGCTACACGGTCCCCGACGAGTTCCATCCCACCCTCCGGCACGACGGTCCGGGCGTGCTGTCGATGGCGAACGCCGGACCGAACACCGGCGGCAGCCAGTTCTTCATCACCCTCGCGCCGACGGCGTGGCTGGACGGCAAGCACGCGGTGTTCGGCCGGGTGCGGGGGGGACAGGAGGTCGTCGAGAAGATCGCCGCCGTCCCGCGCGACGCGCGGGATCGTCCCCGGAACCCCGTTCGGATCGTCGAGGCGACGGTCACGGGCGCCTGA
- a CDS encoding gas vesicle protein GvpD basic region 2 domain-containing protein produces the protein MRARASEDEQWSPLTDPDGRFSSGVPDFDRLLGGGFARGSLALFTMDETVGLDDLDLLLLPTYLNFLYQSRGILAVLPSRDSPHDFRARLTRYATRRRFDTRVRVIDYIGEDHGLSYVANLADAEANPLSRKVAIQKVVAAERAVRGQRQRPFIELNAFEVFDTLMGSEKALKMFYYGIKRARHLGNLVIGLLGPGVGCAAGVRRMSDAEFVLHRDEVGLVVRGARPPFPSCVVTVDPVAGPPHVAFVPRPS, from the coding sequence ATGCGTGCGCGCGCTTCGGAAGACGAGCAGTGGTCGCCCCTGACCGACCCCGACGGAAGGTTCTCGAGCGGCGTCCCCGACTTCGACCGACTGCTGGGGGGAGGGTTCGCCCGCGGGAGTCTCGCGCTCTTCACCATGGACGAGACGGTCGGGCTGGACGACCTCGACCTGCTGCTGCTCCCGACCTACCTCAATTTCCTCTACCAGTCCCGCGGGATCCTCGCGGTCCTCCCTTCTCGGGACTCCCCGCACGATTTCCGCGCCCGGCTCACCCGCTATGCCACGCGCCGCCGCTTCGACACGCGGGTCCGGGTGATCGACTACATCGGGGAGGATCACGGCCTGTCCTACGTGGCGAACCTCGCGGACGCGGAGGCGAATCCGCTTAGCAGGAAGGTGGCGATCCAGAAGGTCGTCGCCGCCGAGCGCGCCGTGCGAGGCCAGCGCCAGCGCCCGTTCATCGAGCTCAACGCGTTCGAGGTGTTCGACACGCTGATGGGCAGCGAGAAGGCGCTGAAGATGTTCTACTACGGCATCAAGCGCGCCCGACATCTCGGCAACCTGGTGATCGGGCTCCTCGGACCCGGGGTCGGGTGCGCGGCGGGCGTGCGCCGCATGTCGGACGCCGAGTTCGTCCTGCACCGGGACGAGGTCGGGCTCGTGGTGCGCGGCGCCCGCCCTCCCTTCCCGAGCTGCGTCGTGACGGTGGACCCCGTGGCCGGTCCCCCGCACGTCGCCTTCGTTCCCCGCCCGTCGTAG
- a CDS encoding roadblock/LC7 domain-containing protein: MWGWADAAAVLRDLRSRISSPVVALAGRDGRLIAAAALSELPAETIAVLCATIVGAAGAVSEGLARSPPTRVVVEGSDSCVLMIAVGRERFLTVVADRADEVGPMLGEIERFAGVLASI; encoded by the coding sequence ATGTGGGGCTGGGCCGATGCGGCGGCCGTGCTGCGCGATCTGCGCTCCCGAATCTCGAGCCCGGTGGTCGCGCTCGCGGGCCGGGATGGCCGGCTGATCGCCGCCGCGGCCCTCTCGGAGCTCCCCGCGGAGACGATCGCGGTCCTCTGCGCGACGATTGTCGGAGCGGCCGGAGCCGTGAGCGAGGGACTCGCGCGCTCCCCGCCGACGCGCGTCGTCGTAGAGGGCTCGGATTCCTGCGTCCTGATGATCGCCGTCGGCCGGGAACGGTTCCTCACCGTCGTGGCCGATCGCGCCGACGAGGTCGGGCCGATGCTCGGTGAGATCGAACGGTTTGCCGGCGTTCTCGCCTCGATCTGA
- a CDS encoding helix-turn-helix domain-containing protein yields MREEEGTPPRILVATLRVRIPPAIWTGPFSTRHPSLRLEVLNRTDVSADISVSDYWIGGGVPGEWTEEIGGFADVVRAEPLAAVGGGCLYRIKYRNPPVIYLYRRLRLPLQFPLRIQAGVLTWEIVSRFAEFRRILEHARAADAGVQVASLRRGPLRSHLPMLTDAQQALLTQAMTAGYFAVPRGITLTELSRKLNRSKSAVSEGIAIIEKKLVESVLSAGSLA; encoded by the coding sequence TTGCGCGAGGAGGAGGGGACCCCGCCGCGGATCCTCGTCGCCACGCTGCGTGTCCGCATCCCGCCGGCGATCTGGACCGGCCCATTCTCCACCCGTCACCCCTCGCTGCGGCTCGAGGTGCTCAACCGGACCGACGTCAGCGCGGACATCTCGGTCTCGGACTACTGGATCGGTGGAGGCGTTCCCGGGGAGTGGACCGAGGAGATCGGTGGCTTCGCGGACGTCGTTCGGGCGGAGCCCCTCGCGGCGGTCGGAGGCGGATGCCTCTACCGAATCAAGTACCGGAACCCCCCCGTGATCTACCTTTACCGGCGGCTCCGACTCCCGCTCCAGTTCCCGCTCCGCATCCAGGCCGGGGTCCTGACCTGGGAGATCGTCAGCCGGTTCGCGGAGTTCCGGCGCATCCTGGAGCACGCTCGCGCGGCCGACGCGGGAGTTCAGGTGGCGTCACTGCGTCGCGGTCCCCTTCGCAGCCACCTTCCGATGCTGACGGACGCACAGCAGGCCCTGCTGACGCAGGCCATGACGGCCGGCTACTTCGCTGTCCCGCGAGGGATCACGCTCACGGAGCTCTCGCGCAAGCTGAACCGGAGCAAGTCCGCGGTCTCCGAGGGGATCGCGATCATCGAGAAGAAGCTCGTAGAGAGCGTGTTGAGCGCCGGGTCCCTCGCCTAG
- a CDS encoding helix-turn-helix domain-containing protein, giving the protein MAVPSEGRAEPERLLLATLTVRLPDRTWTGPFSRRHPSHPIEVLARGDAGRSVMVADHWIRGRPAGVWVREIASFPDVVRVESLAEIGEGSLYRVKFRAPPIIELYRRLGLPLPFPIRIQAGYARWEVAARVPDFATLVRFARDVDPGTRISWTRTPPLRDHLARLSASQLALLHRAIVAGYFAVPQPITLVELARACGEGRAAVSGALATIERKLLGTALREPLRGTARTHGTRHGEERRPRARARPRPSVRTTR; this is encoded by the coding sequence ATGGCGGTCCCTTCCGAAGGGCGGGCGGAGCCGGAGCGGTTGCTGCTTGCCACGCTGACGGTCCGACTGCCGGATCGGACGTGGACCGGGCCGTTCTCCCGGCGCCATCCCTCGCATCCGATCGAGGTTCTGGCCCGGGGCGACGCGGGCCGGTCGGTCATGGTGGCCGATCACTGGATCCGGGGCCGCCCGGCGGGAGTCTGGGTTCGCGAGATCGCGAGCTTCCCGGACGTCGTGCGGGTCGAGAGCCTGGCCGAGATCGGCGAAGGTTCGCTCTACCGCGTGAAGTTCCGTGCTCCACCCATCATCGAACTGTATCGGCGGCTCGGACTGCCGCTCCCGTTCCCGATCCGCATCCAGGCCGGTTACGCACGGTGGGAGGTGGCCGCGCGTGTCCCGGACTTCGCGACACTCGTTCGCTTCGCGCGCGATGTCGACCCCGGAACGCGCATCAGCTGGACTCGCACGCCGCCGCTCAGGGACCACCTTGCGCGGCTCTCGGCGAGCCAGCTCGCCCTGCTCCACCGGGCCATCGTCGCCGGCTACTTCGCCGTGCCGCAGCCGATCACGCTCGTTGAGCTGGCGCGCGCTTGCGGAGAGGGCAGGGCCGCCGTCTCCGGGGCACTCGCGACGATCGAGCGCAAGCTGCTCGGGACGGCTCTTCGGGAACCGCTACGGGGGACCGCGAGGACCCACGGCACCCGCCACGGCGAGGAGCGCCGACCACGGGCCCGCGCCCGGCCGCGCCCGTCGGTACGGACGACCCGGTGA
- a CDS encoding dihydrofolate reductase family protein: MATRKVLAVMQMTIDGVAEWPANGDKSDPDDSDYWETLHARYWDSVDTLLLGRHTYQKWSSFWPGVRKSQDAGKYPRKFSEFADRAQKIVFSRTLDSAPWEKSRVIRGEISTEMNRLKSHPGGDMLLGGGPRLFQEFLRQGLVDELRLAVFPSVLGRGKPLFDVERLPDNPDDFIPMGSPLRHDFSLVEARPFQRGGGAVFLHYERATK, from the coding sequence ATGGCGACGCGAAAGGTGCTAGCGGTGATGCAGATGACCATTGACGGGGTCGCCGAATGGCCCGCCAACGGCGACAAGAGTGATCCGGATGATTCAGATTACTGGGAAACTCTGCACGCCCGTTACTGGGATTCGGTCGACACCCTGCTGCTCGGCCGGCACACCTACCAGAAGTGGTCGAGCTTCTGGCCCGGCGTCCGGAAGAGCCAAGACGCGGGAAAGTACCCTCGCAAATTTTCAGAGTTCGCGGACCGCGCGCAGAAGATCGTATTTTCCCGAACGTTGGACTCTGCTCCCTGGGAAAAGTCCCGTGTGATACGAGGGGAGATCTCGACGGAGATGAATCGACTGAAATCGCATCCCGGTGGGGACATGCTGCTCGGGGGTGGTCCGCGACTCTTTCAGGAGTTTCTGCGTCAGGGACTGGTCGATGAGCTCCGTTTGGCGGTATTTCCCAGCGTGCTCGGACGAGGGAAGCCCTTGTTCGATGTCGAGAGGTTACCGGACAACCCCGATGATTTCATTCCTATGGGCAGCCCACTGAGGCACGATTTCAGCCTCGTGGAAGCACGGCCCTTCCAACGGGGTGGAGGCGCCGTCTTCCTGCACTACGAGCGCGCGACGAAGTGA
- a CDS encoding AAA family ATPase gives MDDGGRHLSAVMLTDIVGYTSLTQRDEAAALRLLEEHRRIVRPLLRDHAGREVKTIGDAFLVEFANALDAIRCAITIQKSLHERNSKISSSKIELRIGLHVGDVVQQSGDIYGDAVNIVSRVEPMAEPGGICVSGALYDQIRNKVDVSLVPLGAPALKNVEFPVPLYRVELPWMVTSLASKTPWVDRPIEQQSLNQALDRAAKGEGSVIVILGESGVGKTRLAEETIQSAERSGFRVLRGRAFPGELATPYAHWAEMVRELLDDAPPALLQRVGWSVAGEVAKITPAFAQKVGAPASHTAPTDPESARARFYEAVTEFFVNLSQDAPLLLFFDDLQWADATSVHLLEFVVRSVANHRMLLLATSQEPEAGGDSTLSEVYRYLGKNRLLTIVPLRRMDQAAVGALIQKTFGGGEISQEFSALVHERTGGNPFFVEEVLRSLVEEGSIYRTPDGVWERKEIQEIGIPKTVREVVKQRVNRLDEPTQSTLRIAAVLGVEFPFELLGEVAQIDEERLIEQLERLVRAGLLEESSRPTRLLSYHFPDPQIRQVLYGEMLSPRRVRYHRKAAEALERIAGKRREEFAGDLAVHFREGHDVAKAREYATLAAERWVKVYGFDDAERQYRTALELEEEAPDEKARAQILDGLGRVHYTLGRLDSAITEWEKAIQLYERAGDLQRAGGLCSWLSDVYRLHPELAPDRPQLVDEILEKGRSLLVRLPPSPELVRVYDTYGTRLAELNRPAEARSMAEKGIEVARSIGDRDAEMAVQGSLYQLLPLTEKDRMFDILNEGIQYFSQPGKEVPDQLFSSLSNLSFERLTTANDVADSLRLADEAIRVAQKARNRGWEVLGRCRRAMALLWRGDVQRAEEELQEARELRDLAPGSYDNRIERYSGSLAIARGQLERAARHFAQAGVSEGSSLFRYVVTDIAELHRQRGELTEAIRLLREAIRQERIPLAEVPANSAFHYLRVRAALLDALFQQTAELRGAEEIEKLAGELHRAATGVKSPIGLGFDLRVRAQLAMQEGRTADAATLLGEAVDWLRKSGNASELARGLHLLGNARRNAGQLEPAEASERESAEIFARLHQS, from the coding sequence ATGGACGACGGCGGCCGTCACCTCTCTGCGGTGATGCTCACCGACATCGTGGGTTACACGTCCCTCACCCAACGGGACGAGGCCGCCGCCCTGCGTCTCCTGGAGGAGCATCGCCGGATCGTCCGTCCGCTCCTGCGTGACCACGCCGGGCGCGAGGTCAAGACCATCGGAGACGCCTTTCTCGTAGAATTCGCGAATGCGCTCGACGCCATCCGGTGCGCGATCACGATTCAGAAATCGCTGCACGAACGCAACTCAAAAATCTCGAGCTCGAAGATCGAGCTTCGGATCGGCCTGCACGTCGGCGACGTGGTCCAGCAGAGCGGCGATATCTACGGCGACGCGGTGAACATCGTCTCGCGCGTCGAACCGATGGCTGAGCCCGGTGGGATCTGCGTCTCGGGGGCGCTTTATGACCAGATCCGTAACAAGGTCGACGTGAGCCTGGTTCCACTCGGTGCCCCGGCCCTGAAGAACGTCGAGTTTCCGGTGCCCCTGTATCGGGTGGAGCTCCCGTGGATGGTCACGTCGCTCGCCTCGAAGACGCCTTGGGTCGACCGGCCGATCGAGCAACAGAGCCTCAATCAAGCACTCGACCGGGCGGCGAAGGGAGAAGGTTCGGTCATCGTCATCCTCGGAGAATCCGGGGTGGGAAAGACCCGTCTCGCAGAGGAGACGATTCAGTCGGCGGAGCGATCCGGATTTCGGGTTCTGAGGGGGCGCGCCTTTCCGGGGGAACTCGCGACGCCCTACGCGCATTGGGCCGAGATGGTCCGAGAACTCCTGGACGACGCACCTCCCGCGCTGCTCCAGAGGGTCGGGTGGTCGGTCGCGGGTGAGGTGGCGAAGATTACGCCGGCCTTCGCGCAAAAGGTCGGTGCGCCGGCGTCGCACACCGCTCCCACCGATCCGGAGAGCGCTCGGGCCCGGTTCTACGAGGCGGTTACGGAGTTCTTCGTCAACCTGTCGCAGGATGCTCCGCTCCTTCTCTTCTTCGATGACCTACAGTGGGCCGACGCCACCTCCGTGCATTTGCTCGAGTTCGTGGTCCGGTCGGTGGCTAACCATCGCATGCTGCTGCTAGCGACCTCTCAGGAGCCGGAAGCGGGCGGGGACTCGACGCTCTCCGAAGTGTACCGGTACCTAGGCAAGAACCGGCTGCTGACAATCGTTCCGCTTCGCCGGATGGACCAGGCCGCAGTCGGCGCGCTGATCCAGAAGACCTTCGGAGGGGGCGAGATTTCCCAGGAGTTCTCCGCGCTAGTTCATGAACGGACCGGTGGCAACCCGTTCTTCGTCGAAGAGGTCCTCCGTTCCCTCGTCGAGGAAGGGTCGATCTACCGAACTCCTGACGGCGTTTGGGAGCGGAAGGAAATTCAGGAAATCGGGATCCCGAAGACCGTCCGGGAAGTCGTCAAGCAGCGGGTGAACCGCCTGGACGAACCTACCCAGTCGACGCTCCGCATCGCGGCAGTTCTCGGCGTTGAGTTTCCATTCGAGCTCTTAGGCGAGGTCGCCCAGATCGACGAGGAACGCTTGATCGAGCAGCTGGAGCGCTTGGTTCGCGCGGGCCTGCTGGAGGAGTCATCTCGCCCAACGCGCCTGCTGTCCTACCACTTCCCCGACCCTCAGATTCGCCAGGTGCTTTACGGCGAGATGCTCTCCCCCCGCCGCGTACGGTATCATCGCAAGGCGGCCGAGGCTCTCGAGAGGATCGCGGGAAAGCGTCGGGAGGAGTTTGCGGGAGATCTCGCCGTGCACTTCCGGGAAGGTCACGACGTCGCCAAGGCTCGGGAGTATGCGACCCTCGCGGCGGAGCGATGGGTCAAGGTCTATGGGTTCGATGATGCCGAGCGCCAGTATCGGACGGCCCTCGAGCTCGAGGAAGAAGCGCCGGATGAAAAAGCGCGTGCGCAGATCCTGGACGGGTTGGGACGTGTCCACTACACCCTCGGCCGCTTGGATAGCGCGATCACCGAGTGGGAGAAGGCGATCCAGCTCTATGAGAGGGCCGGCGACCTGCAGAGGGCCGGGGGGCTCTGCTCCTGGCTGTCGGACGTCTACCGGCTGCATCCCGAACTCGCCCCGGACCGTCCCCAACTCGTCGACGAGATACTCGAGAAGGGCCGATCCCTTCTTGTACGGCTTCCACCGAGCCCCGAGCTTGTCCGGGTCTACGACACGTATGGCACTCGACTCGCCGAGCTGAATCGGCCCGCCGAAGCCCGCTCGATGGCCGAAAAGGGCATCGAGGTCGCCCGGTCAATCGGGGATCGGGACGCAGAAATGGCGGTCCAGGGATCGCTCTACCAACTCCTTCCGCTGACCGAGAAAGATAGGATGTTCGACATACTGAACGAAGGGATTCAGTACTTTTCTCAACCGGGTAAGGAGGTCCCGGATCAACTCTTTTCCAGCTTGAGCAACCTGAGTTTTGAGCGTCTCACTACCGCCAACGATGTCGCGGATTCTCTTCGCCTCGCGGACGAGGCCATTCGGGTGGCCCAGAAGGCTCGCAATCGCGGATGGGAAGTCCTTGGCCGGTGCCGAAGGGCCATGGCGCTTCTGTGGAGAGGGGACGTCCAGCGAGCCGAGGAGGAGCTCCAGGAAGCCCGTGAACTGCGCGACTTGGCTCCAGGATCGTACGACAATCGAATCGAGCGGTACTCCGGTAGTCTCGCGATAGCTCGGGGACAGCTAGAGCGAGCGGCGCGCCATTTCGCTCAGGCCGGTGTGTCGGAAGGCAGTAGTCTCTTCCGATATGTGGTCACCGACATCGCGGAGCTGCATCGGCAACGGGGTGAGTTGACCGAGGCGATTCGCCTGCTCCGGGAAGCGATCCGCCAAGAGAGGATCCCGTTAGCCGAAGTACCGGCAAATTCCGCTTTTCATTATCTTCGTGTCCGTGCGGCGCTTCTCGATGCGCTCTTCCAGCAGACCGCTGAGCTGCGGGGGGCGGAGGAAATCGAGAAGCTCGCGGGTGAGCTCCACCGGGCCGCGACCGGTGTGAAGAGCCCCATCGGTCTTGGATTCGACCTTAGGGTACGCGCCCAGCTCGCCATGCAGGAAGGACGTACTGCCGACGCTGCCACTCTGCTCGGGGAAGCAGTCGATTGGTTGCGAAAGTCGGGAAACGCCTCCGAACTCGCGCGCGGTCTCCACCTACTGGGGAACGCTAGACGAAACGCGGGTCAACTCGAACCGGCCGAGGCGAGCGAGAGGGAGTCGGCAGAGATTTTCGCCCGGCTTCATCAGTCCTAG
- a CDS encoding PIN domain-containing protein: MVSLDSTFVIDLLKRRASAVEMAAAFDREGTQVSISPPAGVEVLSGGQRLGGAYLQRVRDLLASLPLLPFDQDAIDTIAHIAADLMSRGERLSEGDLFIAGISMRHGEEVVTRDRAFGRVRGLSVRFYE; the protein is encoded by the coding sequence ATGGTCTCTCTCGATTCGACCTTCGTCATCGACCTCCTGAAGCGGCGAGCATCCGCGGTCGAGATGGCCGCCGCATTCGACCGCGAGGGGACTCAAGTGAGCATCTCTCCGCCGGCTGGGGTCGAGGTGCTCTCGGGCGGTCAGCGACTCGGAGGTGCGTACCTACAACGAGTTCGCGATTTGCTGGCCTCCCTCCCTCTCTTGCCCTTCGATCAGGACGCCATCGACACGATCGCTCACATCGCCGCCGACCTTATGTCTCGAGGCGAACGCCTTTCGGAGGGGGATCTCTTCATCGCGGGAATCTCGATGCGGCATGGCGAAGAGGTCGTCACCCGGGATCGAGCTTTCGGACGAGTTCGGGGCCTTTCGGTCCGGTTCTACGAATGA
- a CDS encoding adenylate/guanylate cyclase domain-containing protein has protein sequence MSSTRRLAAIMFTDLQGFTSETQRNEAESLRMLEDQARLVEPVVAASRGRLIKTMGDGLLVEFSNALDAVECSVSLQRAIHERNSRVDGPPLRLRIGLHLGDVQERGADILGDAVNIASRIEHLAETGGVCTSSQIYDQVRNKVPYQFERLGPRPLKGVLEPVDTYRIVLPWVNSAQSAAVTHPHRVAVLPFANISPDPSDAYIADGMTEELIATMSRISGLSVLARTSVQRYRDGTRNVEEIARELKAGTILEGSVRKSQDKIRVTVQAIDSETSSHLWSESYDREMKDLFAIEADIAQTVADAVKVRLASGERAKVQAEPTRNPEAHALYLRGVAYNTTDYGRESSLLSSIKCFRRAIEIDPAYASAYAWLADSYLSLYLLGALPAETAWAEGESAATKALELDASDSDAHAALLALKFYQGDMVGSEREARTALELNPNNTYNHSYYAGLLATTGRVEEALVQARIALELAPLDRFANEMLVWVLKNNRRFVEAIAVLLRILEFDPAHIEFRTGLGECYMGVSQVAEAVSEFRKAEEIQRTDLTRSNLAWALARAGESTEASQILDDLTRLSESRTVAYHCVTQAQVALGHLDAAYALWEKALAENNLRRLESLSFSLRTSSAYDGLRADPRFIILLQRVGAGAHPSTLTSEHLTESR, from the coding sequence GTGTCCTCGACCCGCCGCCTTGCCGCCATCATGTTCACCGACCTGCAAGGTTTTACCTCCGAGACCCAGCGAAACGAGGCGGAATCGCTCCGAATGTTGGAGGATCAGGCTCGATTGGTCGAGCCCGTGGTCGCCGCCTCCCGCGGGCGGCTGATCAAGACGATGGGGGACGGACTCCTCGTCGAGTTCTCCAACGCTCTCGATGCCGTCGAATGCTCGGTGTCGCTCCAACGGGCCATTCACGAGCGCAACTCGAGGGTTGACGGGCCACCCCTCCGGCTCCGGATCGGCCTCCATCTCGGGGACGTTCAGGAGCGTGGGGCCGACATCCTCGGGGACGCGGTCAACATCGCCTCCCGGATCGAGCACCTCGCGGAGACCGGGGGTGTGTGTACGTCGAGTCAGATCTACGACCAGGTCCGCAACAAGGTTCCGTACCAGTTCGAGCGCCTCGGACCTCGTCCGCTCAAAGGAGTGCTGGAACCGGTCGATACCTATCGGATTGTCCTGCCGTGGGTCAACTCGGCGCAGAGCGCCGCGGTCACCCATCCGCATCGGGTCGCCGTGCTCCCGTTCGCCAACATCAGCCCGGATCCGAGCGACGCGTACATCGCCGACGGAATGACCGAGGAGTTGATCGCCACGATGTCTCGGATCAGCGGATTGTCAGTGCTCGCACGGACGTCCGTGCAGAGGTACAGGGACGGGACTCGCAACGTCGAGGAGATCGCCCGGGAGCTCAAGGCCGGCACGATTCTGGAAGGGAGTGTCCGCAAGTCTCAGGACAAGATTCGAGTCACGGTCCAAGCCATCGACTCGGAGACCAGTTCCCATCTGTGGTCCGAGTCGTACGACCGGGAGATGAAGGACCTCTTCGCCATCGAGGCGGATATTGCCCAAACGGTGGCGGACGCCGTCAAGGTGAGACTTGCGTCGGGTGAACGCGCCAAGGTCCAGGCCGAGCCGACTCGCAACCCCGAAGCCCACGCGTTGTACCTCCGGGGAGTCGCGTACAACACGACCGATTACGGTCGCGAGTCGAGCCTCCTCAGCTCGATCAAGTGCTTCCGACGCGCCATCGAGATCGACCCGGCGTATGCGTCAGCGTACGCTTGGCTGGCCGACAGCTATCTGTCACTCTACCTGCTGGGAGCCCTTCCCGCGGAGACGGCGTGGGCCGAGGGGGAATCCGCGGCCACGAAGGCGCTGGAGCTCGACGCCTCGGATTCGGATGCCCATGCGGCTCTGCTCGCGCTCAAGTTCTACCAGGGAGACATGGTCGGGTCCGAACGGGAAGCGAGGACCGCTCTCGAGCTGAACCCCAACAACACCTACAACCACTCCTACTACGCGGGACTGCTCGCCACCACCGGTCGCGTCGAGGAGGCCCTAGTCCAGGCCCGGATCGCCCTCGAGCTCGCCCCCCTCGACCGTTTCGCGAACGAGATGCTCGTATGGGTTCTCAAGAACAACCGGCGCTTTGTCGAGGCAATCGCGGTCCTCCTCCGGATTCTGGAATTCGACCCGGCCCACATCGAGTTCCGAACGGGCCTCGGGGAGTGCTACATGGGAGTGTCGCAGGTCGCCGAGGCGGTTTCCGAATTTCGTAAAGCCGAAGAGATTCAGCGGACGGACCTGACCCGCTCGAACCTGGCATGGGCCCTGGCCCGGGCCGGGGAATCGACGGAGGCATCCCAGATCCTGGACGATTTGACGAGGCTCTCGGAGAGCCGGACCGTGGCCTACCACTGCGTGACGCAAGCTCAAGTCGCGCTCGGCCACCTCGATGCGGCGTACGCTCTCTGGGAGAAGGCCCTGGCTGAGAACAACCTCCGCCGACTCGAGTCGCTCTCCTTCTCCTTGAGAACGAGCTCGGCGTACGACGGCCTGCGGGCCGACCCCCGATTCATCATCCTTCTCCAACGCGTGGGGGCGGGGGCTCATCCATCGACTCTCACCTCAGAACACCTGACGGAATCGAGGTAG
- a CDS encoding nicotinamide-nucleotide adenylyltransferase: protein MRGLLVGRFQPFHSGHLAVVRTLRAEHPSDELILGIGSAQASFTWRDPFTAGERLEMVSGALSEAGISGTLAVPIPDIDRHALWVRYLESLLPRFERVYTNNPLTQLLFDQAGYRVERPALVERQRFEGAQIRAELAGDGDWRARVPASVASYLDRLRAPARLAILREGAERSSAEARP, encoded by the coding sequence GTGCGCGGCCTGCTGGTCGGCCGATTCCAGCCGTTCCACTCCGGTCACCTCGCGGTGGTCCGCACGCTGCGGGCGGAGCACCCGTCGGACGAGCTGATCCTCGGGATCGGCAGCGCCCAGGCGTCGTTCACCTGGCGCGATCCGTTCACCGCGGGCGAGCGCCTCGAGATGGTCTCGGGGGCGCTCTCCGAGGCCGGGATCTCCGGCACGCTCGCCGTACCGATCCCCGACATCGACCGGCATGCCCTCTGGGTGCGCTACCTGGAGAGCCTGCTGCCGCGCTTCGAACGCGTCTACACGAACAACCCGCTCACCCAGCTGCTGTTCGATCAGGCCGGCTATCGGGTCGAGCGCCCCGCGCTCGTCGAACGGCAGCGATTCGAGGGCGCCCAGATCCGTGCCGAGCTCGCCGGTGACGGCGACTGGCGAGCCCGGGTCCCGGCCTCCGTGGCGAGCTACCTCGACCGCCTCCGCGCTCCCGCCCGACTCGCGATACTGCGCGAGGGAGCGGAGCGGTCGAGCGCGGAGGCTCGCCCGTGA